Genomic segment of Perognathus longimembris pacificus isolate PPM17 chromosome 11, ASM2315922v1, whole genome shotgun sequence:
CTGGGGGAACTTTGCCTGGTCTCCAATATCGTGGGGGCCTCAGAGAGGCCCTCCGAGGCTAATCAGCCTCCAGCAACTGCTCTTGGACTTCTACCTCTCCCAAATGTCTTTCTGAGTCACGTAGAGTCTCATTTTTCAAAGCATGACCCCTGAGCACCCGTGTCACAGCGGTGCTGGATTGGATGTAGGTGGTCAGGCACATCAGGCCttggtggggggtgtgtgtgcaggaTCAGCCCTGTGCGTGCTCCCTGGGGGTCTGGAtgcaggccaggcctgggccacGTCTCCTTACCCCTCCTCAGGGACTGCTCCCTGGGTGGCCTTGAGGGCTCTCCCTCTTCAGCCCTCCACCCTGGGCCCTGGGGGCAGGtgcagtctcccccccccccccaggcctgggtcCTCTGGGGCAGCCTGGCCTTCTGGGCCTAATGGTGCCATTTCATGCTTCCCTGCTCGGGTGATTCTGACCAGACAGTGGTTGGCTCCATCTGGGAGCCCGGTCTATTTGTCATCCTCAACCTCTCCACACAGCTGCCACCTCAGGATTGAGTTGGGGGCCCAGGGGAGACTAAGAAGCGCCGCACCCCAAGGAGTTGCTCTTCCTCCCTGCAGGTGGGGCCACAGGATCCCGGGGTGGCGGGAGGGCAGCTGCCTGGAGAGGCGGGGAACGTGGGCCCAGGGGTGCAGAGATccgtcctgccccccccccccgtgctgggGGGCACCTAGGTCACCTGGCCCCAGCTGCTCCTCTCTGGGCCTCATTTTCTCACCCAGGTGTGGAGAACACAAGCTAGGTCTTCAGCCTCTTTCTCCCCTTGGCTTCCCCGTGGGcgagccccccctccccgagcTGTCTCCTGTGCCCCACCTGTAGAAATGGTGAGAACACCACAGGCGCTCCCAGGGGGAGAGGTCTGTGGAAATCACCCACGCCTCATCATAAATCCCTCTCGCCTCTCGTCACGTGCCGAGCACCACGATGGGCTGGTCCTTTCGGAACCTTGGGTGGTCGTGAAGCTGGGTgctagctactcaacaggttgagatctgaggagagtggctggaagctagcccgggcaagaaagcccGAGACTCCTTGTCTATTCGCGTGCTCCAGGCTGCGATTAAACACGGGGTCTCTTGATCACTGAGCTATGTATGGCCTCAACCCAACAATCTTAAGGAAAGAACAAAGTTGGAAGATGGGTGCTGCCTTGTTTCCGAACTTACTAGGTAGCTGTGGTAAACTGAGACGAAGGGCTGGCATTGGCATAAGAATATGCAGgtagagctgggggctgggggctcacacctgtaatcccagcgactgaGGCTGCTAAAATCTGaaaatcgcagttcaaaaccatcctgggcaggcaagctcatgagactcctatctgcaagtaactagcagaaagctgtatgtggaggtgtggctcaagtggtagaaccctagccttgagcaaaaaagccaagtgagagcccaaggctctgagttcaagccccactactggcacacacacacacacacacacacacacacacacacaccagtgcaaTAGAGTTGTGAGTCCACAGGTGAGCCCTGTATTTCAGCAGGAAGAGCATGGTTTGTGTAAACGATGCAATGCTAGCTGGAAATCCACACAGTGAACTTGAACCTCTTCTTtagaccacacacacaaaatgacttCGAGTGGACTAGACTACAGACCTTCCCGCAGGGGCTAAGGCTATAAACCTCATAATTGACAACACGGAAACAGATCTTGGTGACACCTGGGCGCTGGGATGATTTCCTCCGCACAACACGAAAAGcataaacaacaaaagcaacagaCCAAGTGAACACCATCAAATTAAAAACCTTGGTGTTTTAAAGGACACCATCAAACAGCACTGGAAAGATAACCCTGGGATTAAGGCATGCTCTTGCAAATCATGTGTGTGACACCCTCTTTGTCCCTGAGGGGTTGGTGGGTGGCCACCCCTGGGACCCTGAGGGCCAGGGGATGAGAGTCTGCCCAGCTGTCACCCTGTCCCCCGCCTAACAAGGACCTGGTATCTAGAATGCATGAAGAACTCTTACAACTCAATagtaaaaagacaaatatttaattaaaaatttggcCTAGGATTTGAATCGGCATGTCTCGAGTGGCTAATAAGCACGTAAAAGGGTGCTCAGCCTCATTAGTcactagggaaatgcaaatggGAAGCACCATGAGATACGGCTGGATGGATGGCTCCCCGCGCTCTGGGACCCGAGAAGCTGGAAGCTCTTACCTGGCTGGTAGGAGCCCAAACTCATGTCTGTGCAGGTggctaaataaaaaaaacatgtcctattcatacaatggaatattattatggcaataaaaaaaaacaccaagggcAAGCTGACACATGCCATCGCCAGGCTAACCCTCTGAAACGCAATGAATGCCGGGAGACCATCACGAAGACTGCCTTTCTACGAAGTGTTTTATGAATGCTCCTTAGAGGAAGTGTTTACAACAAGCAATTCTGCAGAGACAAGAAGCGGATTCGTGAGCTGGGCGGAGGCAGAATGGGGAGTGATTTGCTAATGGGTTCCCAGTTTCCATTTGGGATGGTGAAAAGATTCTAAAATTAGACTGTGGTACTAGTTGCACAACTAAGAACGCACTAAAAGCCATTGAAATGTGCGCTCGAAATGAGTAAATGACACGGTTGATGAATTGCATCTCAATAAAGTGTGTTTTTAAGGAAAGGAGTTCCAGGGAGCCTTCATTCCTTATTTGAAAACAAGCTAGGGATCGAGGCTATTTTACCCTGGCTCATCGGAAGAGTTTACTAAGAGCTTGGTGAACGCACAGGGGCTCAGTGCATTGTGCTTAAGACTGGGCCATCTCCCTGAGTCTGAGAAGCTGTCAGGTTCTCATAGGAAGGACTGTACTTCAGAGTCTCTAGAACTTTCCTTAAGAGGTCCACTGAATACACTGTAGATTTTTAACTTATCCTCATGAACCATGAAGAAAGGCTAAGGCTTTTCTTTGAAACTCTTGTACAGTGTGTATTCTGCTCTGTTCCATTTCCatgatgttttaatttaaaagtgtTGTAAATTGCCATTAAGGATaatcttagccaggcaccagtggctcatgcctgggatcgtagctgctcaggaggctgagatctgaggattacagttcaaaaccagccaggatagaagtttgtgagacccctccagttaaccaacaaaaatctggaaggggAACTGTGGTTCAGAtaataaagtgccagccttgagcaaaaaaagctaaaggacagcattggaaccctgagttcaagtcccagtactggcctaACTTACACattccctctctctgtgtctctctgtcttacacacacacacacacacacacacacaccccaccaccaccaccaaaacccaaACCGTGGATGGTATAGTCTCAACATGTAAACAGAAAACTCTTGACAAACATTGCGTAGGGCCCTGACCCATGCAATTGCTCTCTGGACACTGcagcctctctcctcccttcttccacaAATTTTCTACAATAATCTTTGATTCCTTAATCCCTGGTGAACCGCGGGCCTGCGGTGTATTCCACACGCCTGGGTACAGGGTATGGGGGGGTGACATGGATCTGGGCCCTGCCTCCTGAAGAAAGGATGAACACAACCCTGAGTGGGTGTTGTGGGGCGCACAGAAGactgagaaggggctggggaagaGCCCTGGAGGGCAGCAGCcgaggggggcttggggggggcaGAACCCAGTGACATGGGGAGGGCAGAGCACATAGGTGAGGTGACTCCCTGCGAGTTACCCTGAGGTGACCAGCCCACAGGACCTGCAGTCAGACAAAGGCCATCAGATAGAAAGCTTGGGTTAAACGAGATGCTGTGTGGGTTTATTCTTCACAGGCCTGGAATTATATGCAGGAGCTTGCTTTCTTTACCAAGAGTTGGGGAAGGGACCCAGGGCCTGTGCCTGCCAGACACGCCGCGGACTTGGTGTTTGGCTTGAGAAACTGCTGTCCCTGTGCCCCGGGCAGGGCCGTCTGCGTTCAGGCCTGGGCGATGCTCACCTGTGCCCTTCCCCTGTCCTTTCCAGCCATCCCCTCTGCCACCATGAGGAACATCTTCAAGAGGAACCAGGAGCCCATTGTGGCTCCTGCCACCACCACGGCCACAATGCCCGCCGTCGCGCTGCCGCCGGGACCTGGGCCGGCGGACAACTCCACCGAGAGCGGGGgtgctggggagagcaaggagGACGTGTTCGCCAAGCTCAAGGAGAAGCTCTTCAACGAGATCAACAGGATCCCCTGTGAGGGGCCATGgtgcagggaggggcggggctgggcctggggaggggcggggccagagcctggggaggggcggggccagagcctggggaggggcggggccagagcctggggaagggctgggtggagcctgggaaggggcggggccagagcctggggaggggaggggctgagcctggggaggggcggggccagagccTGGGGAAGGGCTGGGCGGAGCCTGGGAAGGGACGGGGCCAGagcctggggaggggaagggcggagacttggaggggcggggcctgtggaggggcggggccagagccTACGGCACGCCAGAGCcttggaggggcggggccagatcCTGTGGAGGGTCAGAGCCTGGGAGGGGCTGGTCCAGATCCTGGGGGGCGGGTCCAGAGCCTGGGGGGCGGGTCCAGAGCCTGGGGAGGGTCAGGGCggagcctgggggaggggtggggccagagcctggggaggggaggggctgggcctggggaggggcagggccagagcctggggaggggtggggcggagcctgggaggggcggggccagatcCTGTGGAAGGTCAGAGCCTGGGAGGGGCGGGTCCAGATCCTGGGGGGCGGGTCCAgagcctggggaggggcggggtagagcctgggaggggcggggtagagcctggggaggggcggggtagagcctgggaggggcggggtagagcctgggaggggcggggccacgtGTCTACTAATAGAGCCCAACTGGTACTTTGCATATAAATTCCTGGCTGGCACTCTTCGCAGGCTGAGGGTAAAGCAGCATATTCATGGAAAGTATCCGCACCTTACCTGGTTTACCTGGTGCGCCGAGCGTACAGGAATCATGTGACCATTGGTTTGGGTACTCAGAGCTAAGCGGAGAAGGGAGGTGGAGCAAGGGCTGGGAGGTGCAGGGTCCAGACCCAGTTTTTCCCAGGCCGTGGGGTTGGAGCCTGCAGGCCACAGTGTGCTGAGTGGGGCTCCTCTGTGTGGCAGTGCCTCCCTGGGCTCTCATCGCCATTGCCGTGGTTGCTGGCCTCCTGCTCCTCACCTGCTGCTTCTGCATCTGCAAGAAATGCTgctgcaagaagaagaagaacaagaaggagaAGGGCAAGGGCATgaagaacgccatgaacatgaAGGACATGAAAGGGGGTCAGGTAGGAGGTGGTGTGGGCCTGGGAGGGGCCGCAGAGGGCTTGCTGGCGGCTGCAGCCGAGCCGGCCCGGCCTTCCTGGCTGCTCTGGGCCTCCTGTCCCTCAGCTAGTGGGTGAGGCATCATTCGTGTGTGGCATGAACACTTCTTGAGGGGTCATGGAAGGAAACGACACTGAGCCCTAAGCATGCTGTTGGCGGGCGACGCTGGACCCAGAGACGACCACTGCCACTACTGGAAAAGCACCATTGCGTGGCCCTGGGTCTGAGGACAAGGGGGCCTAGTTGGAGGCATgtagctggggtgggaggggactgGGATGGGGCTGAAGGTCCTGAGGCACCAAGACAGGGCCAGACAGAAGCCATCCCCTGCCCTGTGATTGCTTATTTGCTCATTTCTTTTGGCATTGGTCAGCTTCCAAAGGTCTTGATGTACGGAAGTCATCCCCCTCCCCTCGGCCGGTCTGATAGAACCGAGTCTACACGTCCCCATGGTGGTTTAGTGTGTTgggagggacagggaggaaaCGCCAGGAATCTTATGGAGCACCGCAGAAAGGGGCTCAGCTGAAGGAGCTGGTCAGGGATTGAGATGgcctttgagtgtgtgtgtgcacgtatatgtatgcatgtatatgtgtgcatgcctatatgcatgtgtgcgtgtgcacacgtgtgtgtgtgtgtgtgtgcatgtgtgtgtgtcttttccaaGATGACCTGGCGCTAGCTAGCTTGGTGTCACAGCCGCTGCGCCGGGGCTGCAGGATTGGCTTGATCTGTAGTTTTCGCatatttccctctcccttctctgccctCCTCTGGATCCGCCCTGCTCCCGGCTGCCTGGACGGCACTCCTGGTAAGTCCCGCCAGGATGAGTGGGGTCTGCCGTGGGGACAGCACCGGGTGGGCTTAGGGGAAGCGGGTCCCCTGCCTCAAGCAGCTGCGGGGCGTGGGGCCTGGTGCCTGGCCTTGTCACACTCGGCTCCAATCAAAACAGAGCCATGGTGGGGCTCTGCCTGGGTccggggggcgcggggatggGACGTGTCCCCTCCTCATCTGTACACCCTGCTGGGACTCAGGTCTAGCTGTGGCGTTGCCTTTGTGCTGAAGCAGACCTGGAACctgcttctcccccacccctccccccccagcccctccaggatgATGACGATGCCGAGACAGGCCTGACTGAGGGAGAAggtgaaggagaagaggagaaagagccgGAGAACCTGGGCAAACTGCAGTTCTCCCTGGACTATGACTTCCAGGCCAACCAGGTGTGTGGGGCTGGGCTGAGGGGGCCGAGTGGCggtgtgggggctggggtgcACGGGGAGGGGGTAGACAGCAGCTGTGGGGGGGCATGGCTCCTTGGTACGTCGTGGGGCAGAGTGGAAGCCACAGGGCCGGCCATGTCCTCGGTCACTGGCTCTGCCCTGCTCCCCCACCTGCTCTGGGGAGAGTGGAATCGGTTCACCACAGCCCCCACTGGCCTGGGCATGGTGGGATCCAGATCTGGTGTTGGAACAGTCTAGAAGCGCGAGcgctgccttctctctctctctctccacagctCACCGTGGGCGTCCTGCAGGCCGCGGAGCTCCCTGCTCTGGACATGGGCGGCACCTCCGACCCTTATGTCAAAGTCTTCCTCCTGCCGGACAAGAAGAAGAAGTACGAGACCAAAGTCCACCGGAAGACACTGAACCCCGCCTTCAACGAGACCTTCACGTTCAAGGTGATGCGGCCGGAAGGGAGGTTTGCTCCCTATCCCCGAGTCTGGCAGCTCTCCCCTTGGTCCCTAGCCATGGctgggacacggggggggggggggagaggggaggaggcagatgtatgtgtgtgcgtgtgtgtgtgtgtgtgtgtgtgtgtggtgtgtaaggTCACTCCCTCCCATGTCACTGTGCTTCCCGAGATCTGTACAGACTTCTCAGGGAGCCCTAGCTGGATGGAGAAGAGGCCCCCCGCTTAGTTTCCTGCCCACAGCACCCCCGAGGGGGGGCACGAATCATTCCGGCTCTTTCTGATCCAGCTTGTACCCTGCAGGTGCCCTACCAGGAACTGGGGGGCAAGACCCTGGTGATGGCCATCTACGACTTCGACCGCTTCTCCAAGCACGACATCATTGGCGAGGTGAAGGTGCCCATGAACACCGTGGACCTCGGGCAGCCCATCGAGGAGTGGCGAGACctgcagggaggggagaaggaggaggtgagATCGACGCCCCGGGGCTGCTGCCTGCTTGCTCGCCTTGGGTGCCGTGGGAAGAGGGCTCTGGAGTCGTCTCCGCACTGCTGCAGCTCAGACTCTGTTTAGATTCTTCTTGCACATGGAAAGTGCCTGGCGTCTGGTGCTTGGTAGATGCCAAGTGAATAAGGTTCCCCTAAGGTTCTGCTCTCTCCCAGAGTCACTGATTCATgaccccgtgcctcagtttaccctagTGGCTAAAAGGTGCTCAGCATGGGGGTTTGTCTTTTCCAGTAATCGTTACAGCATTGGTTcatcaccagagagagagagagagagagagagagagagtgtgtgtgtgtgtgtgtgtgtgtgtgtgtgtgtgcgctggggtttgaactcagggcttgggcactgtcctgagcttttgtattcaaagcTAaccttccaccacttgagccacagctctccattTCGGCTTTTCTtctgtagctaattggagataagagtctcacaggctttcttgtccAGACTAGCTTAGAATGGTGATctttagatctcggcctcctgagtagctatggctTCGGGCGTGACCACCAACACGCGGCAAACCAGTACTGTCAAAGCACCTACTGTGTACCAAAGATCCATTCTAGAAACTCATCCTTCCAAGCATGAATCACGATGCTGCCAGGCACAGGACCAGGCAGGGATGAGGGGAGAAATGGTAGGTGTCCTCTGTCCCTAGGGGCTCCCACCTCAGCTGGGAGGAAGTGCAGCACACCAGCAgtaggccgtgtgtgtgtgtgtgtgtgtgtgtgtgtgtgtgtgtgtgtgattggctGAACACTCCGGATTAGGCTGTGAGGTCGGCTATCTTGGAGTCGGGATCCCTGACGGCACCTCCTGCCCCTAGGGCAGATTTCTGTGCGCCCCCGGGGGGCCTCAGTGTCTGGCCGCACGGGAGAGTTGCAATGACAGTAACGGAAGAACACTTTGAAAATCCCCCTGCCAGCTACCGGCGGGAGTGGGGAGTGGGCAGGTGGGGCCGCGTGAGAACCAGCCCTTGCCTACCGGCTGGCTCCTCCTGCCCTTGCCTCCCCAAGCCTGCACTCGGGGCTTGAACAAACCCCACAGCGGCCAGGCCTGCCAGGCCTCGCTGCCCCTCACCCGTCGGCATCCTCGGGCCACGACTGGGAACTGCAATGGGAGGCTCAAGGTCAGGCGCTGCAGGACCTTCTCAACCACAGGCAATGGGAGGGCTGGTGGCCAAGATGGGGTCAGCCGTGCTACAGGGAAGGGGGACTGCCGGGATGACCTGggccccccttctctccctggaCAGCCAGAGAAGCTGGGAGACATTTGCACCTCCCTGCGCTACGTGCCCACGGCTGGCAAGCTCACCGTCTGCATCCTGGAGGCCAAGAACCTGAAGAAGATGGACGTGGGGGGCCTTTCAGGTAATGCAGAGCTGCTGGCTGCCAGCAGGTGGCACCAGCGAGCCAGTCACCGCTCTGAGCCCTGGAGCGCACACACCCCTGCCAGGAGGAAAACATCCCCCCAGAGGTCTGGGGGGCTTCCCAGCCCTTCGCCCCTCTGCCCTGCTTTCTCCAGGAGTGCTCTGTTCCCACCCTGAGTTATCTTCCCAGTGCTTTTTCGGTGGCCTTGGGGGAGAGGACCAGATACCGTCCCCCGAAAGGGTTAATAATGACTGGATTTCACTGCAGGGATCAGCCTGGAGATTAGCCCAGAACGGAgcagtccccccccaccccgcccaccccagTCCTAACTGTCAGGACCTGTCAGTCCCCACCCTGTCTCACAGTACCTAGATCCCGGCAGTTCATCAACTCAGCGCTCTAGGGAGCCACGCGCAACCCTCAGAGCCGGCTCTGGGGTGAAGCCTTGGGCGCCATGCACTCCCCGGTTCCTCTGTCTTGTAGACTGCCTGTCCTGTAGGCCCAGGGCTTCCGGAGGTCCCACGGGGCTCCGGGCGCACTGGGAGGGCGGGCAGGGGCTAAGGGGCTGCTGGGATGGGGACTGTCTCTGCACAGACCCCTACGTGAAGATCCACCTGATGCAGAATGGCAAGAGGctcaagaagaagaagacgacggTGAAGAAGAAGACCTTGAACCCCTACTTCAATGAGTCCTTCAGCTTCGAGATCCCCTTTGAGCAGATTCAGGTACCCCAGCTCTGCAGGCCTTAGGCAGAgttcatggggggtggggggcagtgttGTACACTCTTCTGAGCAGCTGACTTCATCAGGGAAGACTGGGTCCCATCATGCCTCATGGGGCCTCTGTCCCCAGGGACTCTTCTAGAGGATCCACCTTTCCTGAGAAGTTGGGGGCCACTGAGGGGGAAATGGCCTTCCTCCATCTGCCTGTCATGTCCTTCCTCGGTGATCCCTTGCTCATTTCAGTTGCTCCCATCCTCCCTTCTGagcccttctcttctctcctgtccTGTCCCTCAGCAGATCCCACTGGTGAGCTagcgagtcccccccccccccccagttctcaCCTCTAAAAACCTCTCCAATCTCTGGCACCAAGTTCCCACCCCCACTGTCATGGTTTGCATCCTTAAGACCTTCCCAGACCTCCTAGCAACTGACTCCTCCCCTTcatcctgcctcttcctcctcgaGACTCTGCCTCTGCCGCCCAGTCCCAGGTTTCTCTCTCTCAAATGTAGATaatactgtgacttgaactccagggctttcacttggctttttggccacagctagtactctatcacttgagccatgcctacaggctggcattttactggttacttggagatggagtctcatggagtcCATCAATGTTTGTCAGGCAAAtatgatcttccaggtctcagcttcctgagtagccaggattacaggtgtgagccgccagtgcctggcttttgtcTGGTATTTTTGATAAGGGCTGAtggcactgtaccacctgagccagacttccacttccatctttttactagctaattggagattaagtgtCTCTTTTTTCTACCtagtctagcttcaaactgcaattcctgAGCTCAGCCTCgtgcgtagctaggattaaggcataaGTCATTGGCATAGGTTACTCTTTCCTcagtcttcttccttcctccaagaGAAATCCTCAGCCTCATGGCCTACTTCAAACATTACCTAGCATCATCTCCCAGTCTCTGTGGTACGTACGGAGCGAGGGGTTACCTTTCTGGCATAACCTTCACCCCTTGGCATAGTTTAGTGAACACAGGGCTGCTGACCTCCTGGAGGTAACATTCATCTGCTTATGTCTCCCCCAAAGGCTTACACAGTGCCAGAGGACTCAGGTTCCTTCCAGAAGTTGTGGCCTTTGTCCTGACAAAAATTCAGATCTTGTTGGAAACAGagatggaagaaaggaggaggaggcctttcctctccttccctcccctcccccctctccctccccctgtcccctccctctACCTGCCCTGTCATTGGGAGCTAGGCTTGTGGAGGAGGGAGACTGGTCAGGAAATCCACATCTTCCCCTTCCAATCCCCTCCCTTCTTTGCTTTCCTCACAGAAAGTGCAGGTCGTGGTCACCGTGCTGGACTATGACAAGCTGGGCAAGAACGAAGCCATCGGCAAGATCTTTGTGGGCAGCAATGCCACGGGCACAGAGCTTCGGCACTGGTCCGACATGCTGGCCAACCCTCGGAGGCCCATCGCCCAGTGGCACTCGCTTAAGCCCGAGGAGGAAGTGGACGCACTGCTGGGCAAGAACAAGTAGGCCGCAGCCCGGGAGCCCGCTCTTCACGGACACTGACAAGATCCAGAGCTATCAATACCTCAGTTACGCAACCttagaggtttttctttttccttcatttgttggtggtgtattttttccttcctttttctctttttaaagaccAACTTCCCTTTGATGGCTACTGAGGAGAGTCCCCTAAGAGGTGAAAGAGAAGCCTGGCTCTGCTCATCCTCCCTGGAGTTGCCCTTGCTCTGTCAGTTTCCCCTCCCTCAGTTCGAAGCCTCACTCCAGCCTCGCCCAGCGAGGCCCTCTACTGGCAGAACGTGGTAGCACTTCCTGCTTTCATGCAGGTCCTGGACCAACCAAATGGCAGCACATCCTCTTCCCTGACAGCAAAGGCAGCACAATGGCCAGTGACGTATTACGTGTGCGTGTGCGTTGTGTGTAGGGGTGtctgggtgtctgtctgtcttcaagtTTCTCTCTGCATTCCTGGAATGAGCCGTGGACAGCAAAGTATCAGGGACTGAATGGGAGATCTGTCCGCTTGGGGAGAAGG
This window contains:
- the Syt2 gene encoding synaptotagmin-2, which produces MRNIFKRNQEPIVAPATTTATMPAVALPPGPGPADNSTESGGAGESKEDVFAKLKEKLFNEINRIPLPPWALIAIAVVAGLLLLTCCFCICKKCCCKKKKNKKEKGKGMKNAMNMKDMKGGQDDDDAETGLTEGEGEGEEEKEPENLGKLQFSLDYDFQANQLTVGVLQAAELPALDMGGTSDPYVKVFLLPDKKKKYETKVHRKTLNPAFNETFTFKVPYQELGGKTLVMAIYDFDRFSKHDIIGEVKVPMNTVDLGQPIEEWRDLQGGEKEEPEKLGDICTSLRYVPTAGKLTVCILEAKNLKKMDVGGLSDPYVKIHLMQNGKRLKKKKTTVKKKTLNPYFNESFSFEIPFEQIQKVQVVVTVLDYDKLGKNEAIGKIFVGSNATGTELRHWSDMLANPRRPIAQWHSLKPEEEVDALLGKNK